One window of Kosmotoga arenicorallina S304 genomic DNA carries:
- a CDS encoding biotin/lipoyl-containing protein — translation MLKKYRVRVNGKEYLVEVEEIQNLQEVPASEEQGSTSGVQRTAPVRKVSSESIAEKTAQHKSPEHSTGGSLISPMTGIILDVLVSAGDYVNKGDKVIVMEAMKMENSVLSDRDGVIKEVRVKKGDNINAGDIMIVFE, via the coding sequence GTGTTGAAAAAATACAGGGTGAGAGTCAACGGCAAAGAGTATCTGGTGGAAGTAGAAGAAATTCAAAACCTCCAGGAGGTTCCGGCTTCGGAGGAACAGGGATCGACTTCCGGGGTTCAAAGAACCGCTCCTGTTCGAAAAGTTTCCTCTGAAAGCATCGCTGAGAAAACCGCGCAACATAAAAGCCCCGAACATTCAACGGGTGGTTCATTGATATCCCCCATGACAGGAATTATTCTTGACGTTCTGGTATCTGCAGGAGACTATGTGAATAAGGGGGATAAAGTAATAGTAATGGAAGCAATGAAAATGGAGAACAGTGTCCTCTCAGATAGAGATGGTGTGATAAAAGAGGTACGGGTAAAGAAGGGAGATAATATAAACGCAGGAGATATTATGATTGTTTTTGAATAA